In the Helicobacter cetorum MIT 99-5656 genome, GGGAAAGAACAAACTATCAACTTAAAATAAAAAACGCTTTAAAATGCCTTTTAGAGCTTAAATTTTTCTTAAACGGCACGCAAAAATTTTAAAACTTAAAGTTTCCTTAAACATAATCATAAAGCAAGTTTAAACCTAACCATTGAACCTACTATCAAATCAAACTTAACCCTTTTAATACTAAGAACTAGAAACAAACCTAACCCTACATACTCTAAACAAAAATCTTTCTAATCCTAGAACACTAAACAACAAACCACTTACAACTTAACAGCACAACCTAATCCTAACCCTCTCTCTACAACTACATACTATGACAGATAATTCTTAATTTTCTTTTCTTTTTGATTTCTATTCTTTCTAAATCCTAATCAACTAAGTCCTACTCCTAAACTAAACCTACTACTTACCATCAACAGCTCCTACAATCAGTTTGCCTCTTTCAATGAGAGTTTTTTCTTTTTTAACTTTTCTTTTTAGCAAATTCTTATTACATGATTTATAGTATTTAAAAAATAAATCCTAATCATGACATGGTATTTACTAATAATATTTTTTAATCAATAGGATTAGAAAGAAAGATAAATCTTTCTTTCCCTTAATATCTTTATAACTATGTGGCACTTAAGTTCCGCTTTTATCTCTAATGCCCATAGATACGCACTTCTTAATCTTATAAAGTGCTTAAAGTTAACTTTCAAAAACTATTTAATTGTTGCTAAATTAAATTTTTGTTTTTAGTGAGTAATGTAAATAACTCTGTATTTGATTATTTGCTTTTTAAGGGGGCGGAATTTTGTTTTTATGCCTTAGTGAATGCGGAACTTTTTAAAAAACTAAGATTTAAAAGCGGAACTTCAAATCTTTTAAGGAGCCATGCAAAATTTTTAAAAATACCGCTTTTAGAACCTAACAAACTAAAAGAGCTTAAAACTCTCATTCTTTAAGATTTCTTTTTATATTTTAATAAGGGAGCAATATGTTAAATAACAAACTCACCAAATCTCAAAGAGAACTCTTTGATAATCTTAAAGCCTTTTTATACACTAAGGTTAAAAATTTCACACCCATTCAAGATGTGAATGATATGGCTTTCATATTAGACACACAAGATAAAATCCTAAAATGCCACAATATAGAGCAATTAAAACAACTCTGTCATATTCTTTACAATCAAGGTATTAAGCACACGATTATGATGCAAGGCTTGTTTTTATTCTTTGAATACTTTAGAGATAATCTCAAACTAAGAAGTTTTAGAACGCTTAGCGAAGAGCAAGTCATTAACTTTCTCTTTGAACTCGCCCAAAATAGAAAGCCCAGCTCTATGGCTAAGTATGTGATGTATTTAAGACAATTCTTTGATTACTTGGATAGGAAAAAGCGTTATAGCTTTGATTTTACGCTTAAAAATTTAGCCTTTGCTAAGATTAAAGAAAGTCTGCCTAGACATTTAAATGATAAAGACTTAAAGAGCTTTTTAAAAACACTTTTAGACTATAAGCCAACCACTAGCTATGAAAAACGCAATAAATGTATTTTACTCATTGTAATACTTGGGGGACTTAGAAAATGCGAAGTGTTAAACATAGAATTAAAACACATTCAAGTAGAAGAGCAAAATTACTCTATTTTAATTCAAGGTAAGGGTAGGAAAGAAAGAAAAGCTTATATAAAAAAGAGTTTGTTAGAACCAAGCTTGAATGCTTGGCTTAGTGATGATTATAGACTAAAATATTTTAATGGGGCATATCTTTTTAAAAAAGACAAACAAAAAGCACAAAATTCTTTAACGCTTTATAACTTTATCCCCTTAATATTCAAACTAGCTCAAATCAAACACTATAAGCAATATGGCACAGGCTTACATCTATTTAGGCATAGTTTTGCAACTCTTATTTATCAAGAAACCCAAGACTTAGTTTTAACTTCAAGGGCGTTAGGGCATAGCTCTTTACTCTCTACTAAGATTTATATCCATACTACCCAAGAGCATAACAAGAAAGTGGCTCTTGTATTTGATAGTTTGATAGAGAATAAAAAGTAAGGGGGTTAAAAATTGATTAAATAGTTTAATGTAATTAATACAAATAATCTCATT is a window encoding:
- a CDS encoding tyrosine-type recombinase/integrase, which translates into the protein MLNNKLTKSQRELFDNLKAFLYTKVKNFTPIQDVNDMAFILDTQDKILKCHNIEQLKQLCHILYNQGIKHTIMMQGLFLFFEYFRDNLKLRSFRTLSEEQVINFLFELAQNRKPSSMAKYVMYLRQFFDYLDRKKRYSFDFTLKNLAFAKIKESLPRHLNDKDLKSFLKTLLDYKPTTSYEKRNKCILLIVILGGLRKCEVLNIELKHIQVEEQNYSILIQGKGRKERKAYIKKSLLEPSLNAWLSDDYRLKYFNGAYLFKKDKQKAQNSLTLYNFIPLIFKLAQIKHYKQYGTGLHLFRHSFATLIYQETQDLVLTSRALGHSSLLSTKIYIHTTQEHNKKVALVFDSLIENKK